Proteins encoded by one window of Rathayibacter sp. VKM Ac-2760:
- a CDS encoding glycoside hydrolase family 43 protein codes for MIDPHPAPAGPDRGPAVSGALQPIVPGFHPDPTICRVGDDYYLAHSSFEYFPGAPIFHSRDLVSWQQIGHVITRPSQFMRRTHGPSRGVYGSTLRHHDGVFRFITTNASDFDSGQLVFTASDPAGEWSEPVSVPRAIGIDPDLCWDDDGTCYLTWHALDFVEGGKGILQAPIDLATGELLEDPYPVWQGSGLPAAEGPHLHRIGDFWYIVLAEGGTERGHCVTVARSSSVRGPFEPSPENPILTRRSSIHPVQNVGHADLVETVDGEWAAVYLGVRPRGSTPGYHVLGRETFLAGVAWKDGWPIVVDDAFEVPPMATGFVEDFSTRILPPRWITPRGEPAATGAGVQGRGWVLDPSAPGPLCVRVLDLAWSAVGQFSGAGRMTVRIDDRHWCGIQWDGERARVLVHIGDVLTEVASMPLSDASARLVLSSVPSASPQIPLGHGGPDDLVASIGTAEGTIELARLDGRYFSTEVASGFTGRVLAFEAGGPGSVLQQVSYEPA; via the coding sequence ATGATCGACCCTCACCCCGCCCCTGCCGGACCGGATCGCGGCCCCGCAGTCAGCGGAGCTCTTCAGCCGATCGTCCCGGGCTTCCACCCGGATCCGACGATCTGCCGCGTGGGCGACGACTACTACCTCGCCCACTCGAGCTTCGAGTACTTCCCCGGTGCCCCGATCTTCCACAGCCGCGATCTCGTCAGCTGGCAGCAGATCGGACACGTGATCACCCGTCCCTCCCAGTTCATGAGGCGCACCCACGGGCCATCGAGAGGTGTCTACGGCTCGACCCTCCGCCACCACGACGGCGTCTTCCGGTTCATCACCACGAACGCGAGCGACTTCGACTCCGGTCAGCTGGTGTTCACCGCGTCCGACCCGGCGGGGGAGTGGAGCGAGCCCGTCTCCGTCCCCCGCGCCATCGGCATCGACCCGGACCTGTGCTGGGACGACGACGGCACCTGCTACCTGACCTGGCACGCCCTCGACTTCGTCGAGGGCGGCAAGGGGATCCTCCAGGCGCCGATCGATCTCGCCACGGGCGAGCTGCTCGAGGATCCCTACCCGGTCTGGCAGGGCAGCGGACTCCCGGCGGCCGAGGGCCCGCACCTCCACCGCATCGGCGACTTCTGGTACATCGTCCTCGCCGAAGGCGGCACCGAACGCGGACACTGCGTCACCGTCGCGCGCAGCTCGAGCGTGCGTGGTCCGTTCGAACCGAGTCCGGAGAACCCGATCCTCACCCGGAGGAGCAGCATCCACCCGGTCCAGAACGTCGGTCACGCCGATCTCGTCGAGACCGTCGACGGGGAGTGGGCCGCCGTCTATCTCGGCGTGCGCCCCAGAGGGTCGACACCGGGCTACCACGTGCTCGGGCGCGAGACGTTCCTCGCCGGCGTCGCCTGGAAGGACGGCTGGCCGATCGTCGTCGACGACGCGTTCGAGGTCCCGCCGATGGCGACGGGGTTCGTCGAGGACTTCTCGACGAGGATCCTCCCTCCCCGATGGATCACCCCCCGCGGAGAACCCGCGGCCACGGGCGCCGGCGTGCAGGGAAGGGGATGGGTGCTCGATCCCTCCGCGCCGGGACCGCTCTGCGTCCGGGTCCTCGACCTCGCCTGGAGCGCGGTCGGACAGTTCTCCGGCGCAGGACGGATGACGGTGCGGATCGACGATCGACACTGGTGCGGGATCCAGTGGGACGGTGAGCGGGCCCGCGTGCTCGTGCACATCGGGGACGTGCTCACCGAGGTGGCCTCGATGCCTCTCAGCGACGCCTCCGCGCGGCTCGTGCTGTCGAGCGTCCCGAGCGCGTCCCCGCAGATCCCGCTGGGTCACGGCGGACCGGACGACCTCGTCGCCTCGATCGGGACGGCCGAGGGGACGATCGAACTGGCGCGTCTCGACGGCCGGTACTTCTCGACCGAGGTGGCGTCCGGGTTCACCGGACGCGTGCTCGCCTTCGAGGCCGGAGGACCCGGATCCGTTCTCCAGCAGGTCTCGTACGAACCGGCGTGA
- a CDS encoding alpha/beta hydrolase fold domain-containing protein, with the protein MTEGPIAPPQDPEAETALLALLPPGSSRPDPDLTRMRAPAVERADIEALDPDGRFSLTQQVVATSDGGEIRLIVARPTTVVPRGCAYNIHGGGMVSGSPLDGMAELLDHAAALSLVVVSVDYRLAPEHPHPTPLEDCYAGLVWVESMLDTWNVPSHSLIITGGSAGGGLAACCAVVARDRSGPALAGQLLLEPMLDSRNDSYSVHQLAGTGTWDRAYNAFGWAALLGRRSGSEELDPPASAALVRDLSSLPPAYLDVGSTDTFRDETVAYADRLWKAGCSAELHVWPGGFHGFEVIAPQSALAAAARAARLDWLRRRLLAA; encoded by the coding sequence ATGACCGAAGGACCGATCGCCCCGCCCCAGGATCCCGAAGCGGAGACGGCGCTCCTCGCGCTCCTGCCTCCGGGATCGAGCCGCCCCGACCCGGATCTCACGAGGATGCGCGCCCCGGCTGTCGAGCGCGCCGACATCGAGGCGCTCGACCCGGACGGCCGGTTCTCGCTCACGCAGCAGGTGGTCGCGACGAGCGACGGCGGCGAGATCCGCCTCATCGTCGCTCGACCGACGACGGTGGTACCGAGGGGATGCGCGTACAACATCCACGGGGGCGGCATGGTCTCCGGCTCCCCCCTCGACGGGATGGCCGAACTGCTCGATCACGCCGCTGCACTGAGCCTGGTCGTCGTCTCGGTCGACTACCGACTCGCGCCGGAGCACCCCCACCCCACGCCGCTCGAGGACTGCTACGCCGGTCTCGTGTGGGTCGAGTCGATGCTCGACACGTGGAACGTGCCGTCGCACTCGCTGATCATCACCGGCGGAAGCGCCGGCGGAGGGCTGGCGGCGTGCTGCGCCGTCGTCGCTCGTGATCGCTCGGGCCCGGCCCTGGCCGGGCAGCTCCTTCTGGAGCCGATGCTCGACAGCCGCAACGACAGCTACTCAGTGCATCAACTCGCCGGGACCGGCACGTGGGACAGGGCGTACAACGCCTTCGGCTGGGCGGCCTTGCTCGGCCGGAGGAGCGGGTCCGAGGAACTCGATCCGCCGGCGTCCGCCGCGCTGGTCCGCGACCTGTCGTCGCTGCCGCCGGCGTATCTCGACGTCGGCAGCACCGACACCTTCCGCGACGAGACCGTCGCCTACGCCGACCGGCTGTGGAAAGCGGGCTGCTCCGCGGAGCTGCACGTCTGGCCGGGAGGCTTCCACGGCTTCGAGGTCATCGCGCCGCAGTCCGCTCTCGCGGCCGCGGCACGTGCTGCTCGCCTCGACTGGCTGCGGCGGCGACTCCTCGCCGCGTGA
- a CDS encoding extracellular solute-binding protein: MRIKRIAATSIAAATALLLAGCTGGSGGGTQPSADGEVSGTLTGIFASAFKDTYEEIRTEFEKEYPDVDVKFDYQGGDIGQLVITQLQGNTAPDILTSFPGGAVGDSGDTVVSLAAAGRVAPLDVTWGDQIPEGWENNFSYDGEVYSFPGAFQPLTSIYNKTKLDEVGLTPPTTLKEVYQFCADAQAKGVYAYGQGLGDAAIGPQFLTYAQSATLVWGADPKFDAELAAGDATYTDSAFVDQFTIYKKMFDDGCFGEGALGRSRDQGATEVAAGNALSIVDVGGVLPSLQAQGPDNEYVVVPMPADDSGKTLSTALPGFVTTINASAKNPAAAQAFLEFMGKPEISAIYADGFQSVPVLPNDQYTPPAALESFAAAVAAGETVPLGTVRAEVQTTLNERLQSLFLGDTTPEGVAEAMQEAQG; encoded by the coding sequence ATGAGGATCAAGAGAATCGCGGCGACGTCGATCGCCGCCGCCACAGCACTCCTGCTCGCCGGCTGCACGGGCGGCAGCGGCGGTGGAACCCAGCCGAGTGCCGACGGCGAGGTGAGCGGAACACTGACCGGCATCTTCGCCTCCGCGTTCAAGGACACCTACGAGGAGATCAGAACGGAGTTCGAGAAGGAGTACCCCGACGTCGACGTGAAGTTCGACTACCAAGGTGGCGACATCGGTCAACTCGTCATCACGCAGCTCCAGGGGAACACCGCTCCCGACATCCTCACCTCCTTCCCCGGTGGAGCGGTCGGTGACAGTGGTGACACCGTCGTCTCACTCGCCGCGGCAGGACGCGTCGCCCCCCTCGACGTCACCTGGGGTGACCAGATCCCCGAGGGCTGGGAGAACAACTTCAGCTACGACGGCGAGGTGTACTCCTTCCCGGGGGCCTTCCAGCCCCTCACCTCGATCTACAACAAGACCAAGCTCGACGAGGTCGGCCTCACTCCTCCGACGACCCTCAAGGAGGTCTACCAGTTCTGCGCGGACGCGCAGGCGAAGGGCGTCTACGCCTACGGCCAGGGTCTCGGCGACGCCGCCATCGGGCCCCAGTTCCTGACCTATGCACAGTCCGCAACCCTCGTGTGGGGCGCCGACCCGAAGTTCGACGCCGAGCTCGCGGCGGGTGACGCGACCTACACGGACTCGGCGTTCGTCGACCAGTTCACCATCTACAAGAAGATGTTCGACGACGGCTGCTTCGGAGAGGGCGCGCTGGGCCGCAGCCGCGACCAGGGCGCGACCGAGGTCGCCGCAGGCAACGCACTCAGCATCGTCGACGTCGGAGGCGTCCTCCCCTCGCTCCAGGCGCAGGGCCCGGACAACGAGTACGTCGTCGTTCCGATGCCCGCCGATGACAGCGGCAAGACCCTCTCGACCGCCCTGCCGGGCTTCGTGACCACCATCAACGCCTCGGCGAAGAACCCTGCGGCGGCGCAGGCCTTCCTCGAGTTCATGGGCAAGCCGGAGATCTCCGCGATCTACGCCGACGGTTTCCAGTCGGTGCCCGTGCTGCCGAACGACCAGTACACGCCGCCGGCCGCGCTCGAGAGCTTCGCAGCGGCCGTGGCAGCGGGTGAGACCGTCCCCCTGGGCACGGTGCGGGCCGAGGTGCAGACCACGCTCAACGAGCGGCTGCAGTCCCTGTTCCTCGGCGACACCACGCCCGAGGGTGTCGCCGAGGCCATGCAGGAAGCGCAGGGCTAG